In a genomic window of uncultured Sphaerochaeta sp.:
- a CDS encoding EFR1 family ferrodoxin (N-terminal region resembles flavodoxins. C-terminal ferrodoxin region binds two 4Fe-4S clusters.), which translates to MKTTLICFSGTGNSYYIAKRLCEELGDCQILMVPNLMHGDPIELTEQVGFVFPVYKGFPPNLVVHFIQEVFAKQDLSPIKYLFLVATRYMFQAYTFQAMDVVLKEAGALASYVNHVVMPDGYVPLLHAPTDEKIDALYAKAEEKIALIAKDVQSEAIHLPFRPPLSRLVINHLMEPVHRAFMDTALDFVVTDACTSCGLCYRMCPSANIDMVDGKPVFDRACTGCLGCYHRCPTQAIVFKQKVKEGRYPNPKSTYDQEYRV; encoded by the coding sequence ATGAAAACAACCCTTATCTGCTTCTCCGGTACCGGCAACAGCTATTACATCGCAAAACGCTTGTGTGAGGAGCTGGGAGATTGCCAGATTCTGATGGTCCCAAACCTCATGCATGGCGACCCTATTGAACTGACCGAACAGGTCGGCTTTGTGTTCCCCGTCTACAAGGGATTCCCACCCAACCTCGTGGTGCATTTCATCCAGGAGGTCTTTGCAAAGCAGGATCTCTCTCCCATCAAGTACCTTTTCTTGGTAGCAACCCGCTATATGTTCCAAGCCTACACCTTCCAAGCAATGGATGTCGTGCTCAAGGAAGCTGGTGCACTGGCAAGCTATGTCAACCATGTGGTGATGCCTGACGGGTATGTCCCCCTGCTGCATGCCCCGACCGATGAGAAGATTGACGCCCTCTATGCGAAGGCGGAGGAGAAGATTGCCCTCATCGCCAAGGATGTCCAGAGTGAGGCGATCCACCTTCCCTTCAGGCCCCCCTTGAGCCGGTTGGTGATCAACCACCTGATGGAGCCCGTTCACCGCGCCTTCATGGATACCGCGCTGGACTTTGTGGTGACCGATGCATGCACCTCCTGCGGACTGTGCTACCGCATGTGTCCCTCTGCAAACATTGATATGGTGGACGGGAAGCCGGTCTTTGACCGTGCCTGTACCGGATGCCTCGGCTGTTATCATCGCTGCCCTACACAAGCCATTGTGTTCAAGCAAAAGGTCAAGGAGGGAAGATATCCCAATCCCAAATCCACCTATGACCAGGAGTACAGAGTCTGA
- a CDS encoding GntG family PLP-dependent aldolase, with protein MKHYDLRSDTITKPTLEMRKAMAAAEVGDDVYREDPTTTKLEALAAELTGKEKALFVSSGCMGNLISLYLQGGRSNEVLTASNSHIIQHEIGSISAIAGVLPITIDVPRGVLSAADLAGKVKGGSYDMATTTLIEVENTIGGYCYPLENLEGIKDFAQTHQLKIHMDGARVFNAQQATGISVKTYAKYADTITFCLSKGLGAPVGSMLCGTEDFINKALTLRKMLGGGMRQTGILAAAGLYALTHHVERLKDDHAHAAAIADALAQTGWARVDREGVQTNILFFQVPGLSAQTVVHRLATYGILANNEGDMVRLVTNLDLNDEDTQEVCALLASLDIEA; from the coding sequence ATGAAACACTATGACCTCAGAAGCGACACGATCACCAAACCGACCCTTGAGATGCGCAAAGCAATGGCCGCTGCAGAAGTCGGTGATGATGTCTACCGGGAAGATCCCACGACCACAAAGCTTGAAGCCTTGGCAGCTGAACTGACAGGAAAAGAAAAAGCACTGTTCGTCTCCTCCGGCTGCATGGGGAACCTCATCAGCCTCTACCTCCAGGGAGGAAGAAGCAATGAAGTGCTCACCGCCTCCAACAGTCATATCATCCAGCACGAGATTGGTTCGATCAGTGCAATAGCCGGCGTGCTTCCCATCACCATTGATGTCCCTAGGGGTGTGCTGAGTGCAGCAGATCTTGCCGGTAAGGTCAAAGGTGGCTCCTATGACATGGCCACCACCACCCTCATCGAGGTGGAGAACACCATTGGCGGCTACTGCTATCCGTTGGAGAATCTGGAAGGAATCAAGGACTTTGCCCAGACCCACCAGCTGAAGATCCATATGGACGGAGCACGGGTTTTCAATGCACAGCAAGCCACCGGCATATCGGTCAAAACCTATGCCAAGTATGCCGATACCATCACATTCTGCCTTTCCAAGGGGTTGGGAGCTCCGGTAGGAAGCATGCTGTGCGGAACTGAGGACTTCATCAACAAGGCGCTTACACTGAGAAAAATGCTTGGTGGCGGAATGCGCCAGACGGGTATCCTTGCAGCGGCAGGACTCTATGCACTCACCCATCATGTCGAACGGCTGAAAGACGATCATGCCCATGCTGCAGCGATTGCGGATGCTCTTGCACAAACAGGTTGGGCCAGAGTCGACCGTGAAGGAGTGCAGACCAACATCCTCTTCTTCCAGGTTCCCGGGCTTTCGGCCCAGACGGTGGTACACCGCCTCGCCACCTACGGCATTCTTGCCAACAATGAAGGTGATATGGTCCGCTTGGTCACCAATCTCGATCTCAATGACGAGGACACCCAGGAAGTCTGTGCACTTCTTGCCTCGCTCGACATAGAGGCATGA